One stretch of Bosea vaviloviae DNA includes these proteins:
- a CDS encoding MBL fold metallo-hydrolase — protein sequence MTMFETPPELADGPLRILVCGYPGKSVCHGGLGWSSVVLLRAAGRVALVDAGNFGMRKLLIEQLSREGLKPSDVTDLLLTHSHYDHSVNWTLFRGARIVVGAVELAWALDEPWGETPVPELYMRTLSDWPTCETVQDGAEVFPGMTAHIAPGHTPGCLIYHLRTPERDVIFTGDAAKNRAELISRDTDMTYDPAVSRATIEMIWSRWRERPGTVVVPGHDLPMILDDDKPRYLGKRAASIRAWFGKDMASQSEIDLTAGV from the coding sequence ATGACGATGTTCGAGACCCCTCCGGAGCTGGCCGACGGGCCGTTGCGCATCCTGGTCTGCGGCTATCCCGGCAAGTCGGTCTGCCATGGTGGCTTGGGCTGGAGCTCGGTCGTGCTTCTGAGGGCCGCCGGCCGCGTCGCATTGGTGGATGCGGGCAATTTCGGCATGCGCAAATTGCTGATCGAGCAGCTTAGCCGGGAGGGCCTGAAGCCGTCTGATGTCACCGACCTGCTGCTGACGCATTCCCACTACGACCATTCCGTGAACTGGACGCTGTTCCGGGGTGCCCGCATCGTGGTCGGAGCTGTCGAATTGGCATGGGCGCTGGACGAGCCCTGGGGCGAGACGCCGGTGCCTGAGCTCTATATGCGGACGCTCTCGGACTGGCCGACATGCGAGACGGTTCAGGACGGGGCAGAGGTCTTCCCCGGCATGACGGCTCATATCGCGCCAGGCCATACGCCGGGATGCCTGATCTACCATCTGCGCACCCCGGAGAGGGATGTGATCTTCACCGGCGACGCCGCCAAGAACCGTGCCGAACTGATCTCGCGCGACACCGACATGACCTATGATCCGGCTGTGAGCAGGGCGACGATCGAGATGATCTGGTCGCGCTGGCGCGAGCGACCTGGCACCGTGGTCGTGCCCGGCCACGACCTGCCGATGATCCTCGACGACGACAAGCCGCGCTATCTCGGCAAGCGCGCGGCCTCGATCCGGGCATGGTTCGGCAAGGACATGGCAAGCCAGTCCGAGATCGACCTCACCGCGGGGGTGTAG